Proteins encoded by one window of Amaranthus tricolor cultivar Red isolate AtriRed21 chromosome 4, ASM2621246v1, whole genome shotgun sequence:
- the LOC130810981 gene encoding receptor-like serine/threonine-protein kinase At2g45590 isoform X1 codes for MPSRQTPSPPPPNILSSHLVPPLAGAGAGVFSLLILFIIFYRKLALTRRTTPLNEERETRRKLQPPELRKFSFSQFRKATSSFDISYRVGQGGFGSVYRVALPSTGENVAVKVMETSGTIQGEREFHNEICLANRVISTVGSPFLVSILGYSCGGRGRGRGRGERKVIVYELMVNGSLQEKLLDSKCVELANWEKRYKVILDVAKALYYLHFNCGNSAVVHGDVKPSNVLLDDEFNAKLGDFGLATVLDKENDDEVSVLIEIDDVVDDDVKNGEEIESIVEEEVESESVVTTVERSPTTCSNTMASPCEGFERASSLPESWVDKMSVESGKIGKKKNGGGSGRDYWWWKQDNGGSNGAVGGSESGRVKDYVMEWIGSEIKKERPNSSDLIGGTITTEDSGLVCKDDGGCEVRVEGKKQKKKRMDWWRVSMDEDKFRRKREKNRRPREWWKEEFSEELTKKSKNCKKNKTGVKSSRSELWWQRDEDFVAPERKKRRKSRGSLGSIDWWLDGFSGDLRGCRRNSQDWVSGDIPKSGGISSTPSMRGTVCYIAPEYGGGGQISEKCDVYSFGVLVLVIISGRRPLQVMASSMSEFERANLVSWARQLAYNGKLLDLVDSSIQALDKDQAMLLITIALLCLQRSPCKRPNMKEIVEMITGEAEPPHLPFEFSPSPPSNFPFKSRKKGRLGKFPQLQNKASPPYHDFLINIFVATQMVVGCGRTP; via the exons ATGCCCTCCCGACAAACACCTTCACCGCCGCCGCCTAACATTCTCTCTTCTCATCTCGTCCCTCCACTTGCCGGCGCCGGTGCTGGGGTTTTCTCTCTCCTTATTCTCTTCATTATTTTCTATCGGAAACTCGCTCTAACTCGACGTACAACGCCGTTAAACGAGGAGAGAGAAACTCGCCGGAAACTGCAACCGCCGGAGCTTCGAAAATTTTCTTTCTCTCAGTTTCGGAAGGCGACTTCTTCTTTCGATATATCGTATCGGGTCGGCCAAGGTGGGTTCGGTTCAGTTTATCGTGTGGCACTTCCTTCTACTGGAGAAAATGTCGCTGTTAAAGTTATGGAAACTTCGGGAACTATACAAGGTGAACGTGAGTTTCACAACGAAATCTGTCTAGCAAATCGTGTAATATCTACGGTTGGATCGCCGTTTCTGGTGTCAATCCTTGGGTATTCGTGCGGTGGAAGAGGAAGAGGCAGAGGGAGAGGAGAGAGGAAGGTTATAGTTTATGAATTGATGGTGAATGGAAGCTTACAGGAGAAATTATTGGATAGTAAATGCGTGGAGCTTGCAAATTGGGAGAAAAGGTATAAAGTAATACTTGATGTAGCTAAAGCTTTGtattatttgcattttaattgTGGAAATAGTGCTGTTGTTCATGGTGATGTTAAACCCAGTAATGTTTTGCTTGATGATGAATTCAATGCTAAATTAGGGGATTTTGGCTTAGCTACTGTTTTAGATAAGGAGAATGATGATGAAGTCAGTGTTTTGATTGAGATTGAtgatgttgttgatgatgaCGTAAAAAATGGGGAGGAAATTGAGTCCATTGTCGAGGAAGAGGTGGAGAGTGAGAGTGTTGTAACGACGGTGGAGAGATCACCAACGACGTGTAGTAATACGATGGCTTCGCCATGTGAAGGGTTTGAGAGGGCAAGTAGTCTGCCGGAGAGTTGGGTGGATAAGATGAGTGTTGAGAGTGGGAAGAtagggaagaagaagaacggTGGGGGATCGGGGAGGGATTATTGGTGGTGGAAACAGGATAATGGTGGGAGTAATGGGGCTGTTGGAGGGTCTGAATCGGGGAGAGTTAAAGATTATGTGATGGAGTGGATTGGGAGTGAGATTAAGAAGGAAAGACCTAATAGTTCTGATTTGATCGGAGGGACGATCACGACAGAGGATTCTGGTTTGGTTTGTAAGGATGATGGTGGTTGTGAGGTTAGAGTTGAGGGGAAGAAGCAAAAGAAGAAGAGGATGGATTGGTGGCGGGTTTCTATGGATGAAGATAAGTTCAGgaggaaaagagaaaagaatagGAGGCCAAGGGAATGGTGGAAGGAGGAGTTTAGTGAGGAGTTGACTAAGAAGAGTAAAAACTGCAAGAAGAATAAAACTGGTGTGAAATCGAGTAGGAGTGAATTGTGGTGGCAAAGGGATGAGGATTTCGTTGCACCCGagaggaagaagaggaggaagagTAGGGGTAGTTTAGGAAGTATTGATTGGTGGTTAGATGGTTTTAGTGGCGATCTTCGTGGTTGTCGGAGGAATAGTCAGGATTGGGTTAGTGGGGATATACCCAAAAGTGGTGGCATTAGTAGCACACCTAGTATGAGGGGTACTGTGTGTTATATTGCCCCTGAATATGGTGGTGGTGGGCAGATATCAGAAAAATGTGATGTATATAGTTTTGGcgtcttggtgttggtgatcaTTTCTGGCCGTAGACCATTGCAAGTGATGGCTTCTTCTATGTCGGAATTTGAGAGGGCGAATTTGGTTTCATGGGCTAGGCAATTGGCTTACAACGGGAAGCTACTAGATCTTGTGGACTCCTCGATTCAAGCATTGGATAAGGATCAGGCAATGCTATTAATTACAATAGCACTCCTTTGTTTACAGAGATCGCCCTGTAAACGACCCAACATGAAAGAGATTGTAGAAATGATAACTGGGGAAGCTGAACCACCCCATTTGCCATTCGAATTCTCTCCATCACCACCTTCGAATTTCCCCTTTAAGTCGAGAAAAAAGGGTCG ACTTGGCAAGTTTCCTCAATTACAAAACAAGGCTTCGCCACCTTATCATGACTTTctcataaatatttttgtggCTACACAAATGGTGGTTGGATGTGGACGCACACCTTAG
- the LOC130810981 gene encoding receptor-like serine/threonine-protein kinase At2g45590 isoform X2 yields the protein MPSRQTPSPPPPNILSSHLVPPLAGAGAGVFSLLILFIIFYRKLALTRRTTPLNEERETRRKLQPPELRKFSFSQFRKATSSFDISYRVGQGGFGSVYRVALPSTGENVAVKVMETSGTIQGEREFHNEICLANRVISTVGSPFLVSILGYSCGGRGRGRGRGERKVIVYELMVNGSLQEKLLDSKCVELANWEKRYKVILDVAKALYYLHFNCGNSAVVHGDVKPSNVLLDDEFNAKLGDFGLATVLDKENDDEVSVLIEIDDVVDDDVKNGEEIESIVEEEVESESVVTTVERSPTTCSNTMASPCEGFERASSLPESWVDKMSVESGKIGKKKNGGGSGRDYWWWKQDNGGSNGAVGGSESGRVKDYVMEWIGSEIKKERPNSSDLIGGTITTEDSGLVCKDDGGCEVRVEGKKQKKKRMDWWRVSMDEDKFRRKREKNRRPREWWKEEFSEELTKKSKNCKKNKTGVKSSRSELWWQRDEDFVAPERKKRRKSRGSLGSIDWWLDGFSGDLRGCRRNSQDWVSGDIPKSGGISSTPSMRGTVCYIAPEYGGGGQISEKCDVYSFGVLVLVIISGRRPLQVMASSMSEFERANLVSWARQLAYNGKLLDLVDSSIQALDKDQAMLLITIALLCLQRSPCKRPNMKEIVEMITGEAEPPHLPFEFSPSPPSNFPFKSRKKGRY from the exons ATGCCCTCCCGACAAACACCTTCACCGCCGCCGCCTAACATTCTCTCTTCTCATCTCGTCCCTCCACTTGCCGGCGCCGGTGCTGGGGTTTTCTCTCTCCTTATTCTCTTCATTATTTTCTATCGGAAACTCGCTCTAACTCGACGTACAACGCCGTTAAACGAGGAGAGAGAAACTCGCCGGAAACTGCAACCGCCGGAGCTTCGAAAATTTTCTTTCTCTCAGTTTCGGAAGGCGACTTCTTCTTTCGATATATCGTATCGGGTCGGCCAAGGTGGGTTCGGTTCAGTTTATCGTGTGGCACTTCCTTCTACTGGAGAAAATGTCGCTGTTAAAGTTATGGAAACTTCGGGAACTATACAAGGTGAACGTGAGTTTCACAACGAAATCTGTCTAGCAAATCGTGTAATATCTACGGTTGGATCGCCGTTTCTGGTGTCAATCCTTGGGTATTCGTGCGGTGGAAGAGGAAGAGGCAGAGGGAGAGGAGAGAGGAAGGTTATAGTTTATGAATTGATGGTGAATGGAAGCTTACAGGAGAAATTATTGGATAGTAAATGCGTGGAGCTTGCAAATTGGGAGAAAAGGTATAAAGTAATACTTGATGTAGCTAAAGCTTTGtattatttgcattttaattgTGGAAATAGTGCTGTTGTTCATGGTGATGTTAAACCCAGTAATGTTTTGCTTGATGATGAATTCAATGCTAAATTAGGGGATTTTGGCTTAGCTACTGTTTTAGATAAGGAGAATGATGATGAAGTCAGTGTTTTGATTGAGATTGAtgatgttgttgatgatgaCGTAAAAAATGGGGAGGAAATTGAGTCCATTGTCGAGGAAGAGGTGGAGAGTGAGAGTGTTGTAACGACGGTGGAGAGATCACCAACGACGTGTAGTAATACGATGGCTTCGCCATGTGAAGGGTTTGAGAGGGCAAGTAGTCTGCCGGAGAGTTGGGTGGATAAGATGAGTGTTGAGAGTGGGAAGAtagggaagaagaagaacggTGGGGGATCGGGGAGGGATTATTGGTGGTGGAAACAGGATAATGGTGGGAGTAATGGGGCTGTTGGAGGGTCTGAATCGGGGAGAGTTAAAGATTATGTGATGGAGTGGATTGGGAGTGAGATTAAGAAGGAAAGACCTAATAGTTCTGATTTGATCGGAGGGACGATCACGACAGAGGATTCTGGTTTGGTTTGTAAGGATGATGGTGGTTGTGAGGTTAGAGTTGAGGGGAAGAAGCAAAAGAAGAAGAGGATGGATTGGTGGCGGGTTTCTATGGATGAAGATAAGTTCAGgaggaaaagagaaaagaatagGAGGCCAAGGGAATGGTGGAAGGAGGAGTTTAGTGAGGAGTTGACTAAGAAGAGTAAAAACTGCAAGAAGAATAAAACTGGTGTGAAATCGAGTAGGAGTGAATTGTGGTGGCAAAGGGATGAGGATTTCGTTGCACCCGagaggaagaagaggaggaagagTAGGGGTAGTTTAGGAAGTATTGATTGGTGGTTAGATGGTTTTAGTGGCGATCTTCGTGGTTGTCGGAGGAATAGTCAGGATTGGGTTAGTGGGGATATACCCAAAAGTGGTGGCATTAGTAGCACACCTAGTATGAGGGGTACTGTGTGTTATATTGCCCCTGAATATGGTGGTGGTGGGCAGATATCAGAAAAATGTGATGTATATAGTTTTGGcgtcttggtgttggtgatcaTTTCTGGCCGTAGACCATTGCAAGTGATGGCTTCTTCTATGTCGGAATTTGAGAGGGCGAATTTGGTTTCATGGGCTAGGCAATTGGCTTACAACGGGAAGCTACTAGATCTTGTGGACTCCTCGATTCAAGCATTGGATAAGGATCAGGCAATGCTATTAATTACAATAGCACTCCTTTGTTTACAGAGATCGCCCTGTAAACGACCCAACATGAAAGAGATTGTAGAAATGATAACTGGGGAAGCTGAACCACCCCATTTGCCATTCGAATTCTCTCCATCACCACCTTCGAATTTCCCCTTTAAGTCGAGAAAAAAGGGTCG GTACTGA